Proteins from a genomic interval of Callospermophilus lateralis isolate mCalLat2 chromosome 1, mCalLat2.hap1, whole genome shotgun sequence:
- the Drc11l gene encoding IQ and AAA domain-containing protein 1-like, whose protein sequence is MSEGTYQRLWEASHVTLQELLDQEQPLLEAVPNRDRQSFQYKLSVFYLYYLGLLRRFDTIYDQMVQPQKRRLLRRLLDGVAGRVLEIKDELVRVDLCETHCLDRVLQDLKLTPADLEVPIPKYFQLEQSAAMKERKLILAEILSRMEPEHPTETFTGINRTDAIILIQTSERARQGRLRATFMREIQREEERDRKIREEGHQRFTQDQSAIIIQKVWKGYQQRKRTQQDRLAEMEFIGMLPSTNQAERFRIMSRAKLREETRRLRQVEKEEQFQLAMEKTHEALREVEGPDLKEKMKDQIRQWFIECHALTGRFPDYPEESLGGSYLIFADKTPEQVKLELEIQTQESKKKEQEKNKKRETEQPTPEKNKKKEKRKKAREADTTLKMLPSKFIPIIGAGHKEYKNLWQNRPESKHPDQNFDSETLRKEKRKEVELEIRIQVDELMRQELKNLRLAVDKEEERPLKAPKKKPGTKIGKKKGKDLTQDRAVNSLYEELVFFGLLKKSVAVALKDYVGDCLYLGSALCLANKLPMPSLFDIRQNMALYGVLRLGSPDVHSMAPLIRSILLVGPSGMGKKMLVQAVCTETGANLFDLSPSNLQGKYPGKSGAQLMIHMVFKVARLLQPSVIWIGDAEKTFYKKVPKEERKMEPKRIKKDLTKALRLLNPGDRVMLIGTTDRPQLAEIKGLCRMYERILLVPRPDYASRYVLWKHMIEARGAQVTQSLDISALAKVSDGYTTGHIFQATHSVLNERRLLQLSKRPLVASEFLGHLAKLDPVYKEEEESLKEWYFKTPLGKKSLKFMKDQEAEEAKLAKEKKRK, encoded by the exons ATGTCTGAGGG aacttaccagcgcCTCTGGGAGGCCTCCCATGTGACCCTGCAGGAGCTGCTGGACCAAGAGCAGCCCCTGCTGGAAGCTGTGCCCAACCGGGACCGGCAGTCCTTCCAGTATAAACTCTCAGTGTTCTACCTGTACTACCTGGGGCTGCTACGCCGTTTCGACACCATCTATGACCAGATGGTTCAGCCACAGAAGCGCCGGTTGCTGCGGCGGCTGCTGGATGGCGTGGCGGGTCGTGTGCTGGAGATCAAGGATGAGCTGGTTCGTGTTGACCTATGTGAGACCCACTGCCTGGACCGCGTGCTACAGGATCTCAAGCTGACCCCA GCAGACTTGGAGGTTCCAATCCCCAAATACTTCCAGTTGGAGCAGTCCGCGGCCATGAAGGAGCGCAAGCTGATCCTGGCTGAGATCCTGTCCAGAATGGAGCCAGAGCACCCCACGGAG ACCTTCACAGGAATCAACCGGACTGACGCCATAATTCTAATACAAACTTCTGAGCGAGCCAGGCAAGGCCGCCTCAGAGCCACCTTCATGCGAGAGATCCAGAGAGAGGAGGAGCGGGATCGGAAGATTCGGGAGGAAGGGCATCAGAGGTTCACTCAGGACCAGAGTGCTATCATTATACAGAAG GTATGGAAAGGCTATCAGCAGAGGAAACGCACCCAGCAGGACCGGCTCGCAGAGATGGAGTTCATCGGCATG CTCCCCTCCACCAACCAGGCGGAGCGCTTTCGAATCATGTCCCGGGCCAAACTCAGGGAGGAAACGCGAAGGTTGCGCCAGGTGGAAAAGGAGGAGCAGTTTCAGCTGGCCATGGAGAAGACCCACGAGGCTCTCAGAGAGGTGGAAGGGCCTGACCTGAAGGAGAAAATGAAGGACCAAATCCGACAGTGGTTTATTGAGTGCCA TGCCCTTACTGGTCGGTTCCCTGATtatccagaggagtctctaggagGATCCTACCTGATCTTTGCAGACAAGACTCCAGAGCAG GTGAAACTAGAACTGGAGATTCAGACTCAGGAGAGCAAAAAGAAGGAGCAAGAGAAGAATAAGAAAAGGGAAACAGAACAGCCTACACCAGAGAAgaataagaagaaagagaagaggaaaaaggccAGG GAAGCTGATACGACGCTGAAAATGTTGCCATCCAAGTTTATACCCATAATTGGTGCTGGACACAAGGAGTACAAAA ATCTGTGGCAGAACCGACCTGAGAGCAAACACCCAGACCAGAACTTTGACTCTGAGACCCTCCggaaggaaaagaggaaggaagTGGAGCTGGAGATCCGGATTCAG GTGGACGAGCTGATGCGTCAGGAACTGAAGAACTTGCGTCTGGCTGTGGACAAGGAAGAGGAGAGACCCTTGAAAGCTCCAAAG AAAAAGCCTGGTACTAAAATTGGGAAGAAGAAGGGGAAAGATCTGACCCAAGACAG AGCTGTGAACTCGCTGTATGAAGAGCTTGTCTTTTTTGGCCTTCTAAAGAAGAGTGTGGCAGTGGCGTTGAAAGACTATGTTG GTGACTGCCTCTATCTTGGGTCTGCTCTGTGTTTGGCCAACAAGTTGCCCATGCCCTCTCTGTTTGACATAAGACAGAACATGGCCTTGTATGGCGTCCTTCGGCTGG GCTCCCCAGATGTTCACTCCATGGCTCCCCTCATCCGCTCCATCCTTCTGGTGGGCCCCTCTGGCATGGGGAAGAAGATGCTGGTTCAGGCTGTGTGCACAGAAACCGGTGCCAACCTGTTTGACCTTTCACCCAGCAACCTTCAGGGCAAATATCCTGGCAAGAGCGGGGCGCAGTTGATGATTCACATGGTCTTCAAG GTGGCCCGGCTCCTACAGCCCTCTGTGATCTGGATTGGAGATGCTGAGAAGACTTTCTATAAGAAGGTCCCcaaggaagagaggaag ATGGAGCCAAAGCGAATAAAGAAAGACCTCACGAAGGCCTTGCGGCTGCTGAATCCCGGAGACCGCGTGATGCTCATAGGGACCACAGACCGGCCACAGCTGGCTGAGATAAAGGGGCTGTGCCGGATGTATGAGCGGATCCTCCTGGTGCCACGGCCCGATTATGCTTCTCGCTATG TGCTCTGGAAGCACATGATAGAAGCCCGGGGAGCTCAGGTGACCCAGAGCCTGGACATCAGTGCCCTAGCCAAGGTGTCCGATGGCTATACAACCGGTCACATTTTCCAAGCCACCCACTCGGTGCTGAATGAACGGCGGCTCCTGCAACTGTCCAAGAGGCCCCTGGTGGCCTCAGAGTTCTTGGGCCATCTGGCGAAGCTAGATCCAGTGTacaaagaggaggaagagtccctgAAG GAGTGGTACTTCAAAACCCCACTGGGCAAGAAGAGTTTGAAATTTATGAAGGACCAGGAGGCCGAGGAGGCCAAGCTGGCaaaggagaagaaaaggaagTGA
- the Asb10 gene encoding ankyrin repeat and SOCS box protein 10 isoform X2, whose amino-acid sequence MPRGRSSPPLRGHHLGCLPSAPACRAWETPWSSSLLCRDMALQNALYTGDLARLQDLFPPHSTADLLLESRAAEPRWSSHQRVLAGDVGSVSRVLADSSTSLAPDSVFDTSDPERWRDFRFNIRALRLWSLTYEEELTTPLHVAASRGHTEVLQLLLRRRAKPDSAPGGRTALHEACAAGHTACVHVLLVAGADPNIPDQDGKRPLHLCRGAGTLQCAELLLRFGAQVDGRSEEEEETPLHVAARLGHVELADLLLRRGACPDARNAEGWTPLLAACDIRCQSPADAEATTTRCFQLCRLLLSAGADADAADRDKQRPLHLACRHGHAAVVELLLSCGVSANAMDYGGHTALHCALQGPATALTQSPEQVVRALLNHGAVRVWPGALPKVLERWCTSPRTIEVLMNTYSVLQLPEEAMGLVPPETLKHQHFYSSLFALVRQPRSLQHLSRCALRAHLAGCLPHALPRLPLPPRLLRYLQLDFEDVLY is encoded by the exons ATGCCTAGGGGAAGGAGCTCTCCTCCCCTCCGGGGACACCATCTGGGGTGCCTCCCCTCGGCCCCTGCCTGCAGGGCCTGGGAAACCCCTTGGTCATCATCCCTGCTGTGCCGGGACATGGCTCTCCAGAATGCCCTCTACACCGGGGACCTGGCGAGGCTGCAGGACCTGTTCCCCCCACACAGTACAGCAGACCTGCTGCTGGAGAGCCGGGCCGCCGAGCCTCGCTGGAGCAGCCACCAGAGGG TGCTGGCTGGGGACGTGGGCTCTGTCTCCCGCGTCCTGGCAGACTCCAGTACCAGCCTGGCTCCTGATTCCGTCTTTGACACCAGCGACCCAGAGCGATGGAGGGATTTCCGCTTCAACATCCGCGCTCTGA GACTCTGGTCTCTAACATATGAAGAGGAGCTGACCACCCCGCTGCATGTGGCAGCCAGCCGTGGCCACACGGAAGTTCTGCAGCTGCTGCTGAGGCGGAGGGCGAAGCCAGACAGCGCCCCCGGGGGCCGCACTGCCCTGCACGAGGCCTGTGCTGCAGGTCACACTGCCTGTGTCCACGTGCTGCTGGTGGCAGGAGCTGACCCCAATATCCCTGACCAGGATGGGAAACGCCCCTTGCATCTCTGCCGTGGGGCTGGTACCCTTCA GTGTGCGGAGCTGCTCCTGCGCTTTGGTGCACAGGTGGATGGCAGGtctgaagaggaagaggagaccCCTTTGCACGTGGCAGCCCGACTTGGCCATGTGGAACTGGCCGACCTGCTTCTAAGACGGGGTGCGTGCCCGGATGCCCGCAATGCCGAGGGCTGGACACCACTGTTGGCTGCCTGTGACATCCGCTGCCAGTCTCCTGCCGATGCCGAGGCCACCACTACCCGCTGTTTCCAGCTGTGCCGTTTACTGCTGTCAGCGGGGGCAGATGCGGATGCTGCCGACCGGGACAAACAGCGCCCCCTGCACCTGGCCTGTCGCCATGGCCACGCGGCCGTTGTAGAGCTGCTCCTGTCCTGTGGTGTCAGTGCCAACGCCATGGACTATGGGGGACACACAGCCCTGCACTGTGCTCTGCAGGGTCCAGCTACAGCCCTGACCCAGAGCCCTGAGCAAGTGGTGCGGGCTCTGCTCAACCACGGCGCTGTCCGAGTCTGGCCAGGAGCCCTCCCCAAG GTCCTGGAGCGCTGGTGCACGTCCCCACGGACCATCGAGGTCCTGATGAACACCTACAGTGTCCTGCAGCTTCCCGAGGAGGCCATGGGCCTGGTGCCTCCTGAAACTCTGAAG CACCAGCACTTCTACTCTTCCCTCTTCGCCCTGGTGAGGCAGCCCCGGTCACTGCAGCACCTGAGCCGCTGCGCACTGCGTGCACATCTGGCAGGCTGCCTGCCCCACGCCCTGCCCCGCCTTCCACTGCCACCCCGCCTGCTCCGATACCTGCAGCTTGACTTCGAGGATGTGCTCTACTAG
- the Asb10 gene encoding ankyrin repeat and SOCS box protein 10 isoform X4, which produces MPRGRSSPPLRGHHLGCLPSAPACRAWETPWSSSLLCRDMALQNALYTGDLARLQDLFPPHSTADLLLESRAAEPRWSSHQRGLWSLTYEEELTTPLHVAASRGHTEVLQLLLRRRAKPDSAPGGRTALHEACAAGHTACVHVLLVAGADPNIPDQDGKRPLHLCRGAGTLQCAELLLRFGAQVDGRSEEEEETPLHVAARLGHVELADLLLRRGACPDARNAEGWTPLLAACDIRCQSPADAEATTTRCFQLCRLLLSAGADADAADRDKQRPLHLACRHGHAAVVELLLSCGVSANAMDYGGHTALHCALQGPATALTQSPEQVVRALLNHGAVRVWPGALPKVLERWCTSPRTIEVLMNTYSVLQLPEEAMGLVPPETLKKHQHFYSSLFALVRQPRSLQHLSRCALRAHLAGCLPHALPRLPLPPRLLRYLQLDFEDVLY; this is translated from the exons ATGCCTAGGGGAAGGAGCTCTCCTCCCCTCCGGGGACACCATCTGGGGTGCCTCCCCTCGGCCCCTGCCTGCAGGGCCTGGGAAACCCCTTGGTCATCATCCCTGCTGTGCCGGGACATGGCTCTCCAGAATGCCCTCTACACCGGGGACCTGGCGAGGCTGCAGGACCTGTTCCCCCCACACAGTACAGCAGACCTGCTGCTGGAGAGCCGGGCCGCCGAGCCTCGCTGGAGCAGCCACCAGAGGG GACTCTGGTCTCTAACATATGAAGAGGAGCTGACCACCCCGCTGCATGTGGCAGCCAGCCGTGGCCACACGGAAGTTCTGCAGCTGCTGCTGAGGCGGAGGGCGAAGCCAGACAGCGCCCCCGGGGGCCGCACTGCCCTGCACGAGGCCTGTGCTGCAGGTCACACTGCCTGTGTCCACGTGCTGCTGGTGGCAGGAGCTGACCCCAATATCCCTGACCAGGATGGGAAACGCCCCTTGCATCTCTGCCGTGGGGCTGGTACCCTTCA GTGTGCGGAGCTGCTCCTGCGCTTTGGTGCACAGGTGGATGGCAGGtctgaagaggaagaggagaccCCTTTGCACGTGGCAGCCCGACTTGGCCATGTGGAACTGGCCGACCTGCTTCTAAGACGGGGTGCGTGCCCGGATGCCCGCAATGCCGAGGGCTGGACACCACTGTTGGCTGCCTGTGACATCCGCTGCCAGTCTCCTGCCGATGCCGAGGCCACCACTACCCGCTGTTTCCAGCTGTGCCGTTTACTGCTGTCAGCGGGGGCAGATGCGGATGCTGCCGACCGGGACAAACAGCGCCCCCTGCACCTGGCCTGTCGCCATGGCCACGCGGCCGTTGTAGAGCTGCTCCTGTCCTGTGGTGTCAGTGCCAACGCCATGGACTATGGGGGACACACAGCCCTGCACTGTGCTCTGCAGGGTCCAGCTACAGCCCTGACCCAGAGCCCTGAGCAAGTGGTGCGGGCTCTGCTCAACCACGGCGCTGTCCGAGTCTGGCCAGGAGCCCTCCCCAAG GTCCTGGAGCGCTGGTGCACGTCCCCACGGACCATCGAGGTCCTGATGAACACCTACAGTGTCCTGCAGCTTCCCGAGGAGGCCATGGGCCTGGTGCCTCCTGAAACTCTGAAG AAGCACCAGCACTTCTACTCTTCCCTCTTCGCCCTGGTGAGGCAGCCCCGGTCACTGCAGCACCTGAGCCGCTGCGCACTGCGTGCACATCTGGCAGGCTGCCTGCCCCACGCCCTGCCCCGCCTTCCACTGCCACCCCGCCTGCTCCGATACCTGCAGCTTGACTTCGAGGATGTGCTCTACTAG
- the Asb10 gene encoding ankyrin repeat and SOCS box protein 10 isoform X5 — protein sequence MSWSPEECRGQGDPPSDRHTLCARLVEKPSRGSEEHTQSGPGPIVTRTASGPALAFWQAVLAGDVGSVSRVLADSSTSLAPDSVFDTSDPERWRDFRFNIRALRLWSLTYEEELTTPLHVAASRGHTEVLQLLLRRRAKPDSAPGGRTALHEACAAGHTACVHVLLVAGADPNIPDQDGKRPLHLCRGAGTLQCAELLLRFGAQVDGRSEEEEETPLHVAARLGHVELADLLLRRGACPDARNAEGWTPLLAACDIRCQSPADAEATTTRCFQLCRLLLSAGADADAADRDKQRPLHLACRHGHAAVVELLLSCGVSANAMDYGGHTALHCALQGPATALTQSPEQVVRALLNHGAVRVWPGALPKVLERWCTSPRTIEVLMNTYSVLQLPEEAMGLVPPETLKKHQHFYSSLFALVRQPRSLQHLSRCALRAHLAGCLPHALPRLPLPPRLLRYLQLDFEDVLY from the exons ATGAGCTGGTCCCCAGAAGAGTGCAGGGGGCAGGGAGACCCCCCCAGTGACAGACACACCCTCTGTGCCAGGCTGGTGGAGAAGCCCAGCAGAGGGTCCGAGGAGCACACCCAGTCTGGCCCGGGACCCATTGTCACCCGCACGGCCTCAGGACCTGCCCTCGCCTTCTGGCAGGCAGTGCTGGCTGGGGACGTGGGCTCTGTCTCCCGCGTCCTGGCAGACTCCAGTACCAGCCTGGCTCCTGATTCCGTCTTTGACACCAGCGACCCAGAGCGATGGAGGGATTTCCGCTTCAACATCCGCGCTCTGA GACTCTGGTCTCTAACATATGAAGAGGAGCTGACCACCCCGCTGCATGTGGCAGCCAGCCGTGGCCACACGGAAGTTCTGCAGCTGCTGCTGAGGCGGAGGGCGAAGCCAGACAGCGCCCCCGGGGGCCGCACTGCCCTGCACGAGGCCTGTGCTGCAGGTCACACTGCCTGTGTCCACGTGCTGCTGGTGGCAGGAGCTGACCCCAATATCCCTGACCAGGATGGGAAACGCCCCTTGCATCTCTGCCGTGGGGCTGGTACCCTTCA GTGTGCGGAGCTGCTCCTGCGCTTTGGTGCACAGGTGGATGGCAGGtctgaagaggaagaggagaccCCTTTGCACGTGGCAGCCCGACTTGGCCATGTGGAACTGGCCGACCTGCTTCTAAGACGGGGTGCGTGCCCGGATGCCCGCAATGCCGAGGGCTGGACACCACTGTTGGCTGCCTGTGACATCCGCTGCCAGTCTCCTGCCGATGCCGAGGCCACCACTACCCGCTGTTTCCAGCTGTGCCGTTTACTGCTGTCAGCGGGGGCAGATGCGGATGCTGCCGACCGGGACAAACAGCGCCCCCTGCACCTGGCCTGTCGCCATGGCCACGCGGCCGTTGTAGAGCTGCTCCTGTCCTGTGGTGTCAGTGCCAACGCCATGGACTATGGGGGACACACAGCCCTGCACTGTGCTCTGCAGGGTCCAGCTACAGCCCTGACCCAGAGCCCTGAGCAAGTGGTGCGGGCTCTGCTCAACCACGGCGCTGTCCGAGTCTGGCCAGGAGCCCTCCCCAAG GTCCTGGAGCGCTGGTGCACGTCCCCACGGACCATCGAGGTCCTGATGAACACCTACAGTGTCCTGCAGCTTCCCGAGGAGGCCATGGGCCTGGTGCCTCCTGAAACTCTGAAG AAGCACCAGCACTTCTACTCTTCCCTCTTCGCCCTGGTGAGGCAGCCCCGGTCACTGCAGCACCTGAGCCGCTGCGCACTGCGTGCACATCTGGCAGGCTGCCTGCCCCACGCCCTGCCCCGCCTTCCACTGCCACCCCGCCTGCTCCGATACCTGCAGCTTGACTTCGAGGATGTGCTCTACTAG
- the Asb10 gene encoding ankyrin repeat and SOCS box protein 10 isoform X3 — MPSTPGTWRGCRTCSPHTVQQTCCWRAGPPSLAGAATRGAVLAGDVGSVSRVLADSSTSLAPDSVFDTSDPERWRDFRFNIRALRLWSLTYEEELTTPLHVAASRGHTEVLQLLLRRRAKPDSAPGGRTALHEACAAGHTACVHVLLVAGADPNIPDQDGKRPLHLCRGAGTLQCAELLLRFGAQVDGRSEEEEETPLHVAARLGHVELADLLLRRGACPDARNAEGWTPLLAACDIRCQSPADAEATTTRCFQLCRLLLSAGADADAADRDKQRPLHLACRHGHAAVVELLLSCGVSANAMDYGGHTALHCALQGPATALTQSPEQVVRALLNHGAVRVWPGALPKVLERWCTSPRTIEVLMNTYSVLQLPEEAMGLVPPETLKKHQHFYSSLFALVRQPRSLQHLSRCALRAHLAGCLPHALPRLPLPPRLLRYLQLDFEDVLY, encoded by the exons ATGCCCTCTACACCGGGGACCTGGCGAGGCTGCAGGACCTGTTCCCCCCACACAGTACAGCAGACCTGCTGCTGGAGAGCCGGGCCGCCGAGCCTCGCTGGAGCAGCCACCAGAGGG GCAGTGCTGGCTGGGGACGTGGGCTCTGTCTCCCGCGTCCTGGCAGACTCCAGTACCAGCCTGGCTCCTGATTCCGTCTTTGACACCAGCGACCCAGAGCGATGGAGGGATTTCCGCTTCAACATCCGCGCTCTGA GACTCTGGTCTCTAACATATGAAGAGGAGCTGACCACCCCGCTGCATGTGGCAGCCAGCCGTGGCCACACGGAAGTTCTGCAGCTGCTGCTGAGGCGGAGGGCGAAGCCAGACAGCGCCCCCGGGGGCCGCACTGCCCTGCACGAGGCCTGTGCTGCAGGTCACACTGCCTGTGTCCACGTGCTGCTGGTGGCAGGAGCTGACCCCAATATCCCTGACCAGGATGGGAAACGCCCCTTGCATCTCTGCCGTGGGGCTGGTACCCTTCA GTGTGCGGAGCTGCTCCTGCGCTTTGGTGCACAGGTGGATGGCAGGtctgaagaggaagaggagaccCCTTTGCACGTGGCAGCCCGACTTGGCCATGTGGAACTGGCCGACCTGCTTCTAAGACGGGGTGCGTGCCCGGATGCCCGCAATGCCGAGGGCTGGACACCACTGTTGGCTGCCTGTGACATCCGCTGCCAGTCTCCTGCCGATGCCGAGGCCACCACTACCCGCTGTTTCCAGCTGTGCCGTTTACTGCTGTCAGCGGGGGCAGATGCGGATGCTGCCGACCGGGACAAACAGCGCCCCCTGCACCTGGCCTGTCGCCATGGCCACGCGGCCGTTGTAGAGCTGCTCCTGTCCTGTGGTGTCAGTGCCAACGCCATGGACTATGGGGGACACACAGCCCTGCACTGTGCTCTGCAGGGTCCAGCTACAGCCCTGACCCAGAGCCCTGAGCAAGTGGTGCGGGCTCTGCTCAACCACGGCGCTGTCCGAGTCTGGCCAGGAGCCCTCCCCAAG GTCCTGGAGCGCTGGTGCACGTCCCCACGGACCATCGAGGTCCTGATGAACACCTACAGTGTCCTGCAGCTTCCCGAGGAGGCCATGGGCCTGGTGCCTCCTGAAACTCTGAAG AAGCACCAGCACTTCTACTCTTCCCTCTTCGCCCTGGTGAGGCAGCCCCGGTCACTGCAGCACCTGAGCCGCTGCGCACTGCGTGCACATCTGGCAGGCTGCCTGCCCCACGCCCTGCCCCGCCTTCCACTGCCACCCCGCCTGCTCCGATACCTGCAGCTTGACTTCGAGGATGTGCTCTACTAG
- the H2bk1 gene encoding histone H2B type 2-K1 yields MSAELGRRQQQQQQQQQQQQQQPRGRRRWSSGDKKSKKRSRRKETYSMYIYKVLKQVHPDIGISAKAMSIMNSFVNDIFERLAGEAARLAQYSGRTTLTSREVQTAVRLLLPGELAKHAVSEGTKAVTKYTSSK; encoded by the exons ATGAGCGCAGAGCTTGGGCGgcgtcagcagcagcagcagcagcagcagcagcagcaacaacaacaaccccgGGGCCGCAGGAGGTGGAGCTCTGGGGACAAAAAGTCCAAAAAACGTAGCCGGCGCAAAGAGACGTATTCAATGTATATCTACAAGGTGCTGAAGCAG GTGCACCCGGATATCGGCATCTCTGCCAAGGCCATGAGCATCATGAACTCCTTTGTGAACGATATTTTTGAGCGGCTGGCTGGTGAAGCTGCCCGGCTGGCCCAGTACTCAGGCCGGACAACCCTGACTTCTCGGGAAGTCCAGACAGCCGTGCGTCTGCTGCTACCTGGGGAGCTGGCCAAGCATGCTGTCTCAGAGGGCACCAAGGCTGTCACCAAGTACACCAGCTCCAAGTGA
- the Asb10 gene encoding ankyrin repeat and SOCS box protein 10 isoform X1: MPRGRSSPPLRGHHLGCLPSAPACRAWETPWSSSLLCRDMALQNALYTGDLARLQDLFPPHSTADLLLESRAAEPRWSSHQRVLAGDVGSVSRVLADSSTSLAPDSVFDTSDPERWRDFRFNIRALRLWSLTYEEELTTPLHVAASRGHTEVLQLLLRRRAKPDSAPGGRTALHEACAAGHTACVHVLLVAGADPNIPDQDGKRPLHLCRGAGTLQCAELLLRFGAQVDGRSEEEEETPLHVAARLGHVELADLLLRRGACPDARNAEGWTPLLAACDIRCQSPADAEATTTRCFQLCRLLLSAGADADAADRDKQRPLHLACRHGHAAVVELLLSCGVSANAMDYGGHTALHCALQGPATALTQSPEQVVRALLNHGAVRVWPGALPKVLERWCTSPRTIEVLMNTYSVLQLPEEAMGLVPPETLKKHQHFYSSLFALVRQPRSLQHLSRCALRAHLAGCLPHALPRLPLPPRLLRYLQLDFEDVLY; encoded by the exons ATGCCTAGGGGAAGGAGCTCTCCTCCCCTCCGGGGACACCATCTGGGGTGCCTCCCCTCGGCCCCTGCCTGCAGGGCCTGGGAAACCCCTTGGTCATCATCCCTGCTGTGCCGGGACATGGCTCTCCAGAATGCCCTCTACACCGGGGACCTGGCGAGGCTGCAGGACCTGTTCCCCCCACACAGTACAGCAGACCTGCTGCTGGAGAGCCGGGCCGCCGAGCCTCGCTGGAGCAGCCACCAGAGGG TGCTGGCTGGGGACGTGGGCTCTGTCTCCCGCGTCCTGGCAGACTCCAGTACCAGCCTGGCTCCTGATTCCGTCTTTGACACCAGCGACCCAGAGCGATGGAGGGATTTCCGCTTCAACATCCGCGCTCTGA GACTCTGGTCTCTAACATATGAAGAGGAGCTGACCACCCCGCTGCATGTGGCAGCCAGCCGTGGCCACACGGAAGTTCTGCAGCTGCTGCTGAGGCGGAGGGCGAAGCCAGACAGCGCCCCCGGGGGCCGCACTGCCCTGCACGAGGCCTGTGCTGCAGGTCACACTGCCTGTGTCCACGTGCTGCTGGTGGCAGGAGCTGACCCCAATATCCCTGACCAGGATGGGAAACGCCCCTTGCATCTCTGCCGTGGGGCTGGTACCCTTCA GTGTGCGGAGCTGCTCCTGCGCTTTGGTGCACAGGTGGATGGCAGGtctgaagaggaagaggagaccCCTTTGCACGTGGCAGCCCGACTTGGCCATGTGGAACTGGCCGACCTGCTTCTAAGACGGGGTGCGTGCCCGGATGCCCGCAATGCCGAGGGCTGGACACCACTGTTGGCTGCCTGTGACATCCGCTGCCAGTCTCCTGCCGATGCCGAGGCCACCACTACCCGCTGTTTCCAGCTGTGCCGTTTACTGCTGTCAGCGGGGGCAGATGCGGATGCTGCCGACCGGGACAAACAGCGCCCCCTGCACCTGGCCTGTCGCCATGGCCACGCGGCCGTTGTAGAGCTGCTCCTGTCCTGTGGTGTCAGTGCCAACGCCATGGACTATGGGGGACACACAGCCCTGCACTGTGCTCTGCAGGGTCCAGCTACAGCCCTGACCCAGAGCCCTGAGCAAGTGGTGCGGGCTCTGCTCAACCACGGCGCTGTCCGAGTCTGGCCAGGAGCCCTCCCCAAG GTCCTGGAGCGCTGGTGCACGTCCCCACGGACCATCGAGGTCCTGATGAACACCTACAGTGTCCTGCAGCTTCCCGAGGAGGCCATGGGCCTGGTGCCTCCTGAAACTCTGAAG AAGCACCAGCACTTCTACTCTTCCCTCTTCGCCCTGGTGAGGCAGCCCCGGTCACTGCAGCACCTGAGCCGCTGCGCACTGCGTGCACATCTGGCAGGCTGCCTGCCCCACGCCCTGCCCCGCCTTCCACTGCCACCCCGCCTGCTCCGATACCTGCAGCTTGACTTCGAGGATGTGCTCTACTAG